In one Oxyura jamaicensis isolate SHBP4307 breed ruddy duck chromosome 14, BPBGC_Ojam_1.0, whole genome shotgun sequence genomic region, the following are encoded:
- the GPER1 gene encoding G-protein coupled estrogen receptor 1, which produces METYSASLSPVICNSTTFNLNGSHLCNESLSSRLADKSEHQQYVIGLFLSCLYTIFLFPIGFVGNILILVVNISFREKMTIPDLYFINLAVADLILVADSLIEVFNLDEKYYDITIICTFMSLFLQINMYSSIFFLTWMSFDRYIALAKVMRSNIFRTMQHARLSCGLIWMASISAALVPFTAVHLQHTGEVYFCFADVKEIQWLEITLGFIIPFVIIGLCYSLIVRVLIKAHKHRSLRLRRQKALRMIFVVVLVFFICWLPENVFISVQLLQKKSEPVSSSSPSFRHDYPLTGHIVNLAAFSNSCLNPLIYSFLGETFRDKLRLYIEQKTKMSTLHRFCQAALTSVIPDSNEQSEV; this is translated from the coding sequence ATGGAAACTTACTCTGCCTCGCTATCACCTGTTATATGCAACAGTACAACTTTTAACCTAAACGGATCACATTTGTGTAATGAAAGCCTATCTTCTAGATTAGCTGATAAATCCGAACACCAACAATATGTTATTGGTCTTTTCTTATCGTGTCTTTACACAATATTCCTTTTTCCTATTGGTTTTGTAGGAAACATTCTGATACTGGTTGTAAACATAAGCTTTCGTGAAAAAATGACTATTCCAGACCTTTACTTCATAAACCTTGCAGTAGCTGATCTCATTTTAGTTGCTGATTCTCTCATTGAGGTTTTTAATCTTGATGAAAAGTATTACGATATCACTATTATATGTACCTTTATGTCTTTGTTCCTTCAGATCAACATGTAtagcagcattttctttctgacatgGATGAGTTTTGACAGATACATAGCACTGGCAAAAGTAATGAGGTCCAACATATTTCGCACTATGCAACACGCTAGATTAAGCTGTGGTCTCATATGGATGGCATCTATTTCGGCAGCACTAGTTCCGTTTACAGCTGTGCACTTACAACACACCGGAGAggtctatttttgttttgcagatgtAAAAGAAATCCAGTGGCTAGAAATAACCTTGGGGTTTATTATCCCCTTTGTGATCATCGGTCTTTGTTACTCATTAATTGTCCGAGTTCTTATAAAAGCACACAAGCATAGGAGTCTTCGTCTGCGGCGACAAAAGGCTCTTCGGATGATTTTCGTTGTCGTCTTGGTTTTCTTTATCTGCTGGCTACCTGAAAACGTCTTCATTAGTGTTCAActtctccagaagaaaagcGAGCCTGTCTCTTCGAGCAGCCCGTCCTTCAGACACGATTATCCCTTAACAGGACATATTGTGAACCTAGCAGCTTTTTCTAACAGCTGTTTGAACCCCTTAATTTACAGTTTTCTAGGGGAAACCTTCAGAGACAAACTGCGACTGTACATtgaacagaaaaccaaaatgtcaACGCTGCATCGCTTTTGTCAGGCTGCCTTAACGTCTGTCATTCCTGACAGTAACGAGCAATCGGAGGTTTGA